The following proteins come from a genomic window of Triticum aestivum cultivar Chinese Spring chromosome 6A, IWGSC CS RefSeq v2.1, whole genome shotgun sequence:
- the LOC123132358 gene encoding uncharacterized protein produces MFDSLLNSKFHNKCKHAIKCTRTRLDLVRKKKQAMVKFLRKDVADLLTNNLESHAFGRMEGLIVEMNQASCYDMIEQYCDYIGKQLNNLQKQSECPHEALGAVSTLIFAAARYPDLPELCELRHVFTEKYGASIEPFVSSEFVQKLQNKSFTKEEKLQVIEDVAEEFAIPFNTKTFERQISGVPLNKKELLKKGSFNGVEVEASGRNGHRVDKHAVLDRKSKSIPDGREWKQEFQIKPKDIHVVPDYIGQVGENSRKNYSDKPVEKKHLDSDVPPVDMKRRNGHQKEVNKDEKKGGQSWRELMNAEELDLNGSKKQEVAVAKSVQREMKKIVLPYTDLKETEKKDGAEKANAEGYHRTHMAAGTDHNWGHADLGLKTLGLEKQETESAGTLNGNGKAVNKVPPYSKPYRATSEKSAEEDNNGLYNRARHMGEFGQPVQDRQQMPEKLVNMRPPYVKPNSSMKPAHENPTDQAAHGYKLNGSEATGHRRDGLVDDDGAPPRPVSVRRKSSRPPTHGSLYDEAANDEKVASQTPGGRTRRPSSRNGSQDDHERRRHSSRRNGSTSGSDYQTEEDETDTAIDFGNLLPRAPRKHRSRSAHPREGGGHDDEERMMDKLLRHYSKKGMEREEEHKTRAKSRTPRPRADQPADGNNRDGAPSHPERTVSLPTESGSPVGRTKAPAPARSISLQQDTSRGNVHPKMPDFDELAARISALKRP; encoded by the exons ATGTTTGACAGCTTGCTCAACTCCAAGTTCCACAACAAATG CAAGCACGCGATCAAATGCACCCGGACCCGGCTGGATCTGGTGCGCAAGAAGAAGCAGGCCATGGTCAAGTTCCTGAGGAAAGACGTCGCCGACCTCCTCACCAATAACCTTGAATCGCACGCCTTCGGACGG ATGGAAGGGCTGATTGTGGAGATGAACCAAGCTTCCTGCTATGACATGATCGAGCAGTATTGCGACTACATAGGGAAGCAGCTCAACAACCTGCAGAAACAGAG TGAATGCCCTCATGAAGCCTTGGGAGCTGTGTCAACTCTGATTTTCGCTGCTGCTAGATATCCTGATTTACCTGAACTGTGTGAACTCAGACATGTATTCACAGAGAAATATGGGGCTTCCATTGAACCTTTTGTTAGCTCTGAG TTTGTTCAGAAGCTTCAGAACAAATCATTTACTAAGGAGGAGAAGTTGCAAGTGATTGAAGATGTTGCTGAAGAATTTGCGATCCCGTTTAATACCAAGACATTTGAACGACAGATATCTGGTGTGCCTCTAAATAAAAAG GAACTTCTGAAGAAGGGTTCATTCAACGGTGTAGAGGTTGAAGCATCAGGGCGCAATGGACACAGGGTAGATAAGCATGCTGTGCTTGACAGGAAATCTAAATCTATACCTGATGGCCGTGAATGGAAGCAAGAATTTCAGATAAAACCAAAAGATATTCATGTCGTTCCTGATTACATTGGTCAAGTTGGTGAGAACAGCAGAAAGAACTATTCAGATAAACCTGTTGAGAAGAAACATTTGGATAGTGATGTGCCTCCTGTGGACATGAAGCGAAGGAATGGTCATCAAAAGGAGGTCAACAAAGACGAGAAAAAGGGCGGTCAGTCTTGGAGGGAACTGATGAATGCAGAGGAGCTGGATCTCAATGGCTCAAAGAAGCAGGAGGTTGCCGTGGCAAAATCTGTTCAAAGAGAAATGAAGAAAATAGTTCTTCCATACACAGACCTAAAGGAAACTGAGAAGAAAGACGGCGCCGAAAAGGCTAATGCCGAAGGCTACCATCGGACCCACATGGCTGCTGGCACTGATCATAACTGGGGACATGCTGACTTGGGGCTTAAAACCCTGGGCCTGGAAAAGCAAGAAACTGAATCAGCTGGCACCTTGAATGGCAATGGCAAAGCAGTAAACAAGGTTCCTCCATATTCCAAGCCGTACAGAGCGACGAGCGAGAAGTCTGCTGAAGAAGATAATAATGGCTTGTACAATCGAGCACGGCATATGGGAGAGTTTGGACAGCCAGTGCAAGATAGGCAGCAAATGCCAGAGAAGCTTGTCAACATGCGGCCTCCCTATGTGAAGCCAAACTCTAGCATGAAGCCCGCGCATGAAAATCCAACAGATCAAGCTGCTCATGGTTACAAGCTCAACGGCTCGGAAGCAACGGGTCACCGGAGAGACGGTCTGGTCGACGATGATGGTGCACCTCCTCGGCCCGTTTCCGTCAGAAGGAAAAGTTCAAGGCCACCAACACACGGTTCTTTGTATGACGAGGCGGCCAATGATGAAAAGGTGGCAAGCCAAACCCCTGGTGGCCGAACAAGGCGTCCAAGCAGCAGGAATGGCTCCCAAGACGACCATGAGCGACGAAGGCACTCGAGCAGGCGTAACGGGTCGACGAGTGGCAGCGACTACCAGACAGAGGAGGATGAGACTGACACTGCGATTGATTTTGGCAATCTGTTGCCCCGAGCGCCTCGTAAGCACCGGAGCAGGAGTGCTCATCCCCGTGAAGGAGGGGGGCACGACGACGAGGAGAGGATGATGGATAAGCTTCTGAGGCATTACAGCAAGaaggggatggagagggaggaggagcacAAGACGAGGGCCAAGTCCAGGACTCCCCGGCCTCGAGCAGATCAACCTGCTGATGGCAACAACAGAGACGGAGCGCCCAGTCATCCAGAGAGGACAGTGTCTCTGCCTACAGAATCAGGTTCCCCGGTGGGGAGGACGAAGGCTCCGGCTCCTGCTCGGTCCATCTCGCTGCAGCAGGACACGTCCAGGGGGAACGTGCACCCGAAGATGCCGGATTTCGACGAACTTGCTGCGCGGATCAGCGCTTTGAAGAGGCCATGA